In Chryseobacterium gleum, a single genomic region encodes these proteins:
- a CDS encoding glycosyltransferase family 4 protein: MKNFELFLSGSGIPIFYIKIGLGFVFSFLITFFSIPTIVKISRRKNLMDEPGIRSSHLREIPNLGGIAIFYSIGICASIFAYELFDLYKFLFASLIILLYIGVMDDIVVMRAYKKLVAQIVVSSLIVIGSDIRIRSLFGIFGVYELEYFVSVIFSIITFIILINAFNLIDGIDGLAGGYSVICSALFGISYYRLGEYNYPLVVLSVVIIGTVLAFLYYNLSNYRTRKIFMGDTGSMLLGFLLAFTSICFIDIFIDKNLVDVPRYHLQSAPVVAVAILILPIVDTLNVIMIRLYNKKSPFDADKNHIHHKLLKLNLTHRRSTFYIILYYLMIVAVAYYLRHINVNILLLVVLSLGFLGAYLPDLLYRLRNNKN; this comes from the coding sequence ATGAAAAACTTTGAATTGTTCTTAAGCGGATCGGGAATACCTATTTTCTACATAAAAATAGGGCTGGGTTTCGTTTTCTCCTTTTTAATTACATTTTTCTCCATTCCTACCATTGTTAAGATCTCAAGAAGAAAGAATCTGATGGATGAGCCTGGAATAAGAAGTTCGCACCTTAGAGAGATTCCCAATCTGGGAGGAATAGCCATTTTTTATTCCATAGGAATCTGTGCTTCCATTTTTGCCTATGAGCTGTTTGATCTCTACAAGTTTCTATTTGCCTCATTAATTATTCTGCTTTATATTGGAGTAATGGACGATATTGTGGTTATGAGAGCTTACAAAAAGCTTGTAGCGCAGATTGTTGTATCTTCATTAATCGTTATTGGATCAGATATCAGAATCAGAAGCTTATTCGGAATATTCGGAGTATATGAGCTGGAGTATTTTGTAAGTGTGATCTTCAGTATTATAACATTTATTATTCTGATTAATGCTTTCAACCTGATTGATGGAATAGATGGCCTGGCAGGCGGATATTCTGTTATCTGCAGCGCTTTATTTGGCATAAGCTATTACCGTTTGGGAGAATATAACTATCCTCTGGTAGTTTTATCTGTTGTTATTATCGGGACTGTACTGGCATTTTTATACTATAATTTGTCAAATTACCGGACCCGTAAAATATTTATGGGTGACACCGGATCCATGCTGCTTGGCTTTTTGCTGGCCTTTACCTCCATTTGTTTTATAGACATTTTCATCGATAAAAATCTGGTGGATGTACCAAGATATCACCTTCAGTCTGCTCCGGTAGTGGCAGTTGCCATTCTCATTCTTCCGATTGTAGATACATTAAATGTCATTATGATCAGGCTTTACAACAAGAAATCACCGTTTGATGCAGATAAGAACCATATTCATCATAAGCTGCTGAAATTGAATCTTACCCATAGAAGATCTACTTTCTATATTATTCTGTACTATCTGATGATTGTTGCAGTAGCTTATTATCTAAGACATATTAATGTCAATATTTTATTATTAGTGGTGCTTTCACTGGGCTTTTTGGGCGCTTATCTGCCGGATTTGCTATATCGGCTAAGAAATAACAAAAATTAA
- a CDS encoding glycosyltransferase family 2 protein: MTNVPSRVSIIVPVYNVENYLAKCLDSLVKQSLPDIEILVVNDGSKDNSEKIIEGYAQKYPEKIKAYTKENGGLSDARNFGIDRATGDYIGFVDSDDYVTETMFEEMLLLAEKHNAKMVISNIQKVDENGKVVQKLTQLPNMPEKITLENNFSVFSDISYFACNKLFKKELFNQKRFKKGVHFEDIQLIPQLLLECETIAQTQNFHYQYLERTDSITKTHTEKGLDMLKAVSDVEQVFRESPYSHKKEELKNFQIFEGVYSFLAYLAFVKEEEIFYSMSDQLVLFMKERQIKIQDILKYNRFGKNYLLSLPLKKKIFYLLFFAGQKKLIRKLI, from the coding sequence ATGACAAATGTTCCCTCAAGAGTATCCATTATTGTTCCCGTTTATAATGTCGAAAATTATTTGGCAAAATGTCTTGACTCGCTGGTGAAGCAAAGTCTTCCGGATATTGAAATTCTTGTAGTGAATGATGGAAGTAAGGATAACTCTGAAAAAATTATTGAAGGATATGCGCAAAAGTATCCGGAGAAAATAAAAGCTTATACCAAAGAGAACGGAGGCTTAAGCGATGCCCGTAATTTCGGGATCGATAGAGCAACCGGTGATTATATAGGTTTTGTAGACAGTGATGATTATGTTACTGAAACTATGTTTGAGGAAATGCTTCTTTTAGCAGAAAAGCATAATGCTAAAATGGTGATCTCAAATATTCAGAAAGTGGATGAGAATGGCAAAGTTGTTCAAAAACTCACTCAGCTTCCCAATATGCCCGAAAAGATAACCCTTGAAAATAACTTTTCGGTATTTTCGGATATTAGCTACTTTGCATGTAATAAGCTGTTCAAAAAAGAACTTTTTAATCAGAAAAGATTTAAAAAAGGTGTTCATTTTGAAGACATTCAGCTTATTCCACAGCTTTTACTGGAATGTGAAACCATAGCGCAAACCCAGAATTTCCATTATCAGTATCTTGAACGTACCGATTCCATTACAAAAACCCATACGGAAAAAGGGCTTGACATGCTTAAAGCAGTGTCTGATGTAGAACAGGTATTCAGAGAATCCCCATATTCCCACAAAAAAGAAGAATTGAAAAATTTCCAGATTTTTGAAGGGGTTTACTCGTTTCTGGCCTATCTGGCGTTTGTGAAAGAAGAAGAAATATTTTATAGTATGTCTGATCAATTGGTTCTTTTTATGAAGGAAAGACAAATAAAAATTCAAGATATATTGAAGTATAATCGTTTTGGTAAGAATTATCTTTTATCTTTGCCGTTGAAGAAAAAGATTTTTTATCTGTTATTTTTTGCCGGACAGAAAAAATTGATAAGAAAATTAATTTAG